From Penicillium psychrofluorescens genome assembly, chromosome: 1, one genomic window encodes:
- a CDS encoding uncharacterized protein (ID:PFLUO_000374-T1.cds;~source:funannotate) — MAVNFFNNKARAAAAASSSSKPKSSEAKEETNRLQPWVEKYRPKTLDDVAAQDHTTNVLRRTLQASNLPHMLFYGPPGTGKTSTILALAKSLFGPALYRSRILELNASDERGIGIVRDKVKNFARTQLSQPTGLDAAYREQYPCPPFKIIILDEADSMTQDAQSALRRTMEQYSRITRFCLVCNYVTRVIEPLASRCSKFRFKALDNSAAGVRLANIARAENLALEDGVVDTLIRCGEGDLRRAITYLQSAARLVGATKPAGGTDGDDDAEMTDAGSAGSGPITVQSIEEIAGVIPEGVLDRLVQAMQPTRAGSAYEAVSKVITDLVADGWSATQLVGQLYRRVVFNEAVPDIQKNKIVMAFSEMDKRLLDGADEHLSILDLSLRIAGILGSS; from the exons ATGGCTGTCAATTTCTTCAACAACAAGGCCCGcgcggccgctgccgcctccagcagctccaagCCCAAATCAAGTGAGGCCAAGGAAGAGACCAACCGGCTACAGCCCTGGGTCGAGAAATA CCGGCCCAAGACTCTCGACGATGTCGCAGCACAAGACCACACGACGAATGTCCTACGACGGACCCTCCAAGCTTCCAAC CTCCCACACATGCTCTTCTACGGACCTCCCGGGACAGGAAAAACATCCACGATCCTCGCACTCGCCAAATCCCTCTTCGGGCCCGCCCTGTATCGCTCGCGAATCCTAGAACTCAACGCCTCcgacgagcgcggcatcGGGATCGTCCGCGACAAAGTCAAGAACTTCGCGCGCACGCAGCTCTCCCAGCCCACCGGCCTCGACGCGGCCTATCGAGAGCAGTACCCCTGCCCGCCGTTcaagatcatcatcctcgacgaggcGGATAGCATGACGCAGGATGCTCAGTCTGCGCTGCGGCGCACGATGGAGCAGTATAGTCGCATCACGCGCTTTTGTCTCGTTTGCAACTATGTTACCCGCGTCATTGAGCCGCTTGCCAGTCGGTGCAGTAAGTTTCGGTTCAAGGCGCTGGATAACTCGGCGGCGGGGGTGAGGTTGGCGAATATTGCGAGGGCTGAGAACTTGGCTCTGGAGGATGGGGTCGTTGATACCCTTATTCGATGTGGAGAGGGTGATTTGCGTCGTGCGATTACCTACCTGCAAAGTGCGGCGCGGTTGGTCGGTGCGACGAAACCGGCTGGTGGGACggatggggatgatgatgccgagaTGACCGATGCTGGGAGTGCGGGTTCGGGCCCGATTACTGTTCAGAGCATTGAGGAGATCGCGGGTGTTATCCCGGAAGGGGTCCTGGATCGTCTGGTGCAGGCTATGCAGCCCACGCGGGCGGGGTCTGCGTATGAGGCTGTCTCGAAAGTGATCACAGATCTCGTGGCGGATGGGTGGAGTGCCACCCAGCTTGTTGGACAG TTATACCGCCGGGTTGTTTTCAACGAAGCCGTGCCCGacatccagaagaacaagatcgTCATGGCCTTCTCGGAGATGGATAAGCGGCTGCTTGATGGCGCAGACGAGCACCTGTCCATTCTGGATCTGTCTCTGCGCATTGCCGGGATCCTGGGCAGCTCTTGA
- a CDS encoding uncharacterized protein (ID:PFLUO_000375-T1.cds;~source:funannotate), producing the protein MSTASALQTRLRELSSTLGEIQPLVDRLRNFTASIGQGDEARLELGSEIHARVKEAEEELELLRVEVEALDFGTSDRRRRSLAGNGDKEAEKERVVALAGRLAADLKRTRGEFRNAQLQAKRNAELAKRKERELLLSRPKSPPGDGQRRPSEKLTQDDLERNASNDVTAALRRTHQLMQAELSRSQFAQETLEQSTAAISSLSESYTSLDTLLAASRSLASSLLHSQKSDTWYLETAFYLLVGTITWLLFRRILYGPMWWLVWLPVKLVARFVLAVLGASGLAGTAVQLDSFVFGDNSITLRGTATAVASTAVTGSGVAEDQKPSAPDDEDRMIDKIGKMVEESDPPRNTKKRMYEEAPDNPHRFDEL; encoded by the exons ATGTCCACCGCATCTGCTCTGCAAACCCGCCTCAGAGAGCTGTCGTCTACACTAGGAGAGATCCAGCCGCTGGTTGACCGACTGCGCAACTTCACCGCTTCCATCGGCCAAGGCGACGAGGCCCGCCTGGAACTCGGGTCCGAGATTCATGCGCGGGTAaaggaagccgaggaggagctggagctgttgcGGGTGGAGGTTGAGGCACTCGATTTCGGTACAAGTGATAGACGGAGGAGGTCTCTGGCTGGCAATGGGGACAAGGAGGCGGAAAAAGAACGAGTGGTTGCGCTGGCGGGGAGGCTGGCGGCTGATCTCAAGCG GACTCGGGGAGAGTTTCGAAACGCCCAGTTGCAGGCCAAGCGGAATGCAGAGCTTGCAAAacggaaagagagagagctgctgctgtcaAGACCGAAGTCGCCTCCTGGAGATGGACAGCGCCGACCATCGGAGAAACTCAcccaggatgatctggagCGGAATGCCTCCAACGACGTGACGGCTGCATTGCGGAGAACACACCAGCTGATGCAGGCGGAGCTATCCCGGAGCCAGTTTGCGCAGGAGACGCTCG AACAATCCACTGCGGCCATTTCCTCCCTGTCCGAATCCTACACCAGCCTCGACACCCTTCTCGCCGCGTCCCGCAGTCTTGCCAGCTCTCTGCTCCACTCCCAGAAGTCAGATACCTGGTACCTCGAAACAGCATTTTATCTTCTTGTCGGTACTATCACATGGCTTCTCTTTCGTCGCATCCTGTACGGCCCTATGTGGTGGCTGGTCTGGCTTCCCGTCAAACTCGTCGCTCGCTTTGTCTTGGCGGTGCTGGGAGCAAGCGGACTTGCTGGTACAGCTGTACAGCTCGATTCATTCGTATTTGGTGACAATTCTATCACCCTTCGTGGGACAGCTACTGCCGTTGCCTCAACTGCTGTGACAGGTAGTGGCGTGGCTGAAGATCAGAAACCATCAGCGCCTGACGACGAGGACCGCATGATTGACAAGATTGGaaagatggtcgaggagagTGATCCGCCGCGGAAcacgaagaaaagaatgtACGAGGAGGCGCCGGATAATCCGCACCGCTTTGATGAGCTATAG